A part of Streptosporangiales bacterium genomic DNA contains:
- a CDS encoding VOC family protein codes for MKLDRATVCLPIKNRLVSHTFYTALGFVTVGESGDDGLPEPLQFEISVGLRVMLIPSRGFGWVIGDRKRSPRDAHECLVVIGLATDAAVDKLMRRAQDAGAEIVIGAGNQKWGYAGAFADPDGHMWQIGRADGFLTR; via the coding sequence GTGAAGCTTGACCGAGCAACGGTGTGCCTACCCATCAAGAATCGCCTGGTCTCACACACCTTCTACACCGCCCTCGGGTTCGTGACCGTGGGCGAGTCGGGCGACGATGGGCTACCCGAGCCCCTGCAGTTCGAGATCAGCGTCGGATTGCGTGTGATGCTGATTCCGTCGCGCGGCTTCGGGTGGGTGATCGGTGATCGCAAACGATCGCCGCGGGATGCGCATGAGTGTCTGGTCGTGATCGGGCTGGCCACCGATGCCGCAGTCGACAAGCTGATGCGTCGCGCGCAGGACGCCGGCGCCGAGATCGTCATCGGGGCCGGAAACCAGAAATGGGGATACGCCGGCGCCTTCGCCGACCCCGACGGCCACATGTGGCAGATCGGCCGCGCTGACGGCTTCCTCACTCGATAG
- a CDS encoding transposase has translation MSPATSAAATCNARSPKALDVLAEDDWNELLTAEDRRGLTPLFWQHVQPYGEVKLDMTARLTIRTAETSGAS, from the coding sequence TTGTCGCCCGCTACCTCCGCAGCCGCGACCTGCAACGCGAGATCACCGAAGGCCTTGGACGTCCTGGCTGAAGACGACTGGAACGAGCTGCTCACCGCTGAGGACCGCCGCGGGCTCACCCCGCTGTTCTGGCAACATGTGCAGCCCTACGGCGAAGTCAAACTCGACATGACCGCACGCCTCACCATCCGCACCGCCGAGACGTCCGGCGCATCGTAG
- a CDS encoding Tn3 family transposase: MRHRRHSAHHRHGAGGTGCVLKTFEVGRAQRTIFVARYLRSRDLQREITEGLGRPG, translated from the coding sequence CTGCGCCACCGACGGCATAGTGCGCATCATCGCCATGGTGCGGGCGGAACTGGCTGTGTCCTGAAGACGTTCGAGGTTGGCCGGGCGCAACGCACCATCTTTGTCGCCCGCTACCTCCGCAGCCGCGACCTGCAACGCGAGATCACCGAAGGCCTTGGACGTCCTGGCTGA
- a CDS encoding GNAT family N-acetyltransferase, whose translation MSELQRLRADHGQAVLAFELANRDYFAVSISDRGDDFYSQFAERHAALLAEQEAGISAFYVLVDDGSVLGRFNLYDIKDATARLGYRVAEHVAGRGMATATVREVCGLAVAQHGLRALSAATSTENVASRKVLIKAGFVPVGPADPTDIGGKQGTLFQRDLAAE comes from the coding sequence GTGTCCGAACTGCAGCGCCTTCGTGCCGACCACGGACAGGCGGTCCTGGCCTTTGAGCTAGCGAATCGCGACTACTTCGCCGTTTCGATCTCCGACCGCGGCGACGACTTCTACAGCCAGTTCGCGGAGCGGCACGCCGCTCTGCTTGCCGAGCAAGAGGCCGGCATCAGTGCCTTCTATGTACTCGTCGACGATGGTTCAGTACTTGGCCGGTTCAACCTCTACGACATCAAGGACGCAACTGCAAGACTCGGCTACCGAGTAGCAGAGCATGTCGCCGGCCGCGGGATGGCAACCGCGACTGTGCGGGAGGTGTGCGGGCTGGCGGTGGCGCAGCACGGGCTGCGTGCACTGTCAGCGGCCACCTCCACCGAGAATGTCGCGTCGCGAAAGGTGCTGATCAAGGCCGGCTTCGTTCCTGTTGGCCCAGCCGACCCCACCGACATCGGTGGCAAGCAGGGGACGTTGTTCCAGCGGGACCTTGCCGCGGAGTGA
- a CDS encoding tetratricopeptide repeat protein translates to MVASDRAVGERDRLSGALQAYERAVFGGDAEGLEAADRDLDAVEADVAIARGRLLHARFLQDRSEPDDTELALIERALELYRRLGDTRAEGEASFWLGTFHQVVRGDEATARPALERAYELSAAAGDDLTLSYAARHLGFAAMTAGDLGAARERFEESVRLRRRIGFLPGLAAGLLALAEVDYAEGREAEATALFDEADSVARDCATDGIVRIIAMVRAELAVS, encoded by the coding sequence ATGGTGGCTTCGGACAGGGCAGTGGGCGAACGCGATCGGCTGAGCGGTGCGTTGCAAGCGTACGAACGCGCCGTGTTCGGGGGAGACGCCGAGGGACTGGAGGCGGCCGACCGCGACCTCGACGCGGTCGAGGCCGACGTGGCGATCGCGCGTGGACGTCTCCTGCACGCGCGCTTTCTCCAGGACAGGAGCGAACCGGACGATACCGAGCTGGCGTTGATCGAACGTGCCCTCGAGCTCTACCGGCGCCTCGGCGACACGCGAGCGGAGGGCGAAGCGTCGTTCTGGCTCGGCACGTTCCATCAGGTCGTGCGCGGCGATGAGGCCACCGCTCGGCCGGCGCTTGAGCGGGCCTACGAGCTGTCCGCGGCGGCCGGCGACGACTTGACTCTGTCCTACGCCGCCCGGCATTTGGGTTTCGCCGCCATGACCGCAGGTGACCTCGGTGCGGCACGCGAGCGGTTCGAGGAGTCGGTCAGGCTGCGCAGACGGATCGGATTCCTGCCCGGTCTCGCAGCGGGGCTACTCGCGCTTGCCGAGGTCGACTACGCCGAGGGACGCGAGGCCGAGGCCACGGCACTGTTCGACGAGGCGGACTCCGTCGCTCGCGACTGCGCCACCGACGGCATAGTGCGCATCATCGCCATGGTGCGGGCGGAACTGGCTGTGTCCTGA